CCAAGGGCGTGGTGCACCGCCTGCACCCCAAGGTGGTCGCCCGTCAGCGCCGGCGCATCGGCATGGTGTTCCAGCGCTTCCACCTGTTCCCGCACCTGACGGCGACGGCGAACGTCATGGAGGCACCGATGCGGGTGCGCGGGCTCTCGAAGGCCGACGCGCGCACGCAGGCGCTCGACCTGCTCCGGCGGGTGGGCCTCGCGGATCGCGCGGACCACTACCCGGCCCAGCTCTCGGGCGGTCAGCAGCAGCGCGTCGCCATCGCCCGCGCGCTCGCGATGGACCCCGAGCTCATGCTCTTCGACGAGCCCACCTCCGCGCTCGACCCCGAGCTCGTGGGCGAGGTGCTCGCCGTCATGAAGGACCTCGCGGCATCCGGCATGACGATGATCGTGGTGACCCACGAGATCGGGTTCGCCCGCGAGGTCGCCGACGAGGTCGTGTTCATGGACCAGGGCGTCGTCGTCGAGCAGGGGCCGCCGTCGGAGGTCCTCGACGCCCCGCGCGAGCAGCGCACACGAGACTTCCTGGCCCACGTGCTCTGACCGGGCTCCCGCGGCGGGGAGCCCGGTCGGCGCGACGTCACTCGCAGGCGACGCCGTTGCCGTCCAGGTCCAGGAAGCGGTGGTACCCCGGGTCGCCCTTGGCGATGGGGGTCTGGTAGCCGTTCGCGCGGAGCTGGTCGCAGGTCTGGAACCCGGACCCGGAGTTCCGTTCCCCCTGCTGCCGCTGCTGGTTCTGCTGACTCTGCTGGTTCTGCTGCGCCTGCTGGGCGAGCTCGTCCAGCTCGTTCTGGCGAGCGACCTGCTCGGCCTCCTTCTGGTTGACCGCCGTCTCGCGGGCCGCCAGGTCCTGCTCGCGCTCGACGAGCGCCGTCTTGTCGGCCTCCAGGTCGGACCGCTGGGCCTTGAGGTCCTCGCGGTCCTCGATCACCTGCGCCTGCGCGCGCTGAGCGTCGATGGTCGCCTGCCCGGCGTCGGACGCCTGCACCAGGGAGGCGACGACGCCGATGATCACGCCGAACGCGAAGCACGCGATGGCGACACCCGGGATGAGCCACGGGCTGGTGCCGCCCTTGCGCGCGGCACCGTTGCTCGCGCTCGTGCCTGCTGCCGTGTCGGGGCCTGACGGCGATGGTGACGGCGCTCGCAGGTGACCCAGCGGCCCGGCGGGCAGCGGGATCGCGGCACCCTGCCGGGCGACGGACCGGGTGCGAGCCGACGCCGACGCCGACGCCGACGCCGATGTCGATGTCGGCGTCGCGGGAGCGAGGGAGGCCGGGGGTGTTGGCGATGCCGCGGGAGCGGGAGCGACCGGGGGCGCGGGAGCGGCCACCGGCGGGATCAGGGTGGTGGGCGCCGGGGCGGCCGGGGCCGCGGCGTGCGGCGTGGGCGGAGCGGGCGGCGCGACAGCGTCGTCGACCCAGTACTGCCAGTCGGCGGGGGCCGTGGGCCAGGCCGGGTCCGGCGACCAGCCCGGTTCGGGCCGGAACCCGGCGGGCACCTGCCAGCCGGGTGGGGGGTTGAAGCGCACTGCCATCGACACTCCTTCTCCTCGTTGGCGGCGCCCACTATGACGGAAATGCGCCCCTCAGGTCCAGACGCCCTGGTCAGCGCACCGCCGTCGGGCGGCCGGCGCGGCCGTGGCCGTCAGGGCCCGTCCCACGACGAGCGACGGCCGGCCGCCCCGGGTAGGGGCGACCGGCCGTCGGTGAAGATCTCGTTGGTGACGGATTACTCCGCAACCCGTTCGAGGATCAGAGTGCGCGGATGTTCTCCGCCTGCAGACCCTTGGGGCCCTGCGCGGTGTCGAACTCGACGCGCTGACCCTCCTCGAGCGTGCGGTAGCCGTTCGTCTGAATCGCCGAGTAGTGCGCGAAGACGTCCTGCGAGCCGTCCTCGGGGGCGATGAAGCCGTAGCCCTTCTCCGCGTTGAACCACTTCACGGTTCCGGTAGCCATGTCTTGCTCTCCTTCAAGAGTGACGACCTCGACGTCCGAGGTCGCGCATCACGGTGTTCGTCGTCGTCAACTCTTGGTAGAACAAGGTTCGCGTCGGGCCCGGCACATCTTCTGCCGGACCCTCGGCGCAGGACGGAGACCGTCCGGGACAACCGAGGCACTGCAACGAGGGGAACGCTACGCGACCGCACCCCCCAGCGCTACCCCTTCCCGCCCTCCGGCGGCCAGATGGGCGCGCAGGAATGGTCACGGTCTCGTCACGAAACCCTGGATGTGACCTACGACGCACTTGCGCGTCACAGAAAGCCGCTATCTTCACCGCCACTACATGCGGCATTCGGCGCATGTGAACGACCGGAGGTTCACCATGATTCGACGCCACGCTGCCGTGCAGGGCATCGCCCTCGCCGCGGCCCTCGGTCTCGGTCTCGCGGGCTGCGCGGGCTCCTCAGAAGGAGCTGACGGCGACGGGTCCGCCGAAGCGCTGAAGATCGGCACGATCCTGCCCCTCACGGGCACCCTCGCGTTCCTCGGCCCGCCTGAGGTCGCGGGTGTCGGCCTCGCCGTCGACGACATCAACGAGGCGGGTGGCGTGCTCGGCAACGACGTCATCGTCGAGTCGGGCGACTCGGGTGACACCACCGACCTGTCGGTGGCCCGCAGCACCGCGACCGACCTCATCGGCAAGGGTGTCTCCGCCGTTATCGGCGCCGCATCCTCCGGGGTGTCCCTCGCCGTCGTCGACCAGTTCGAGGAAGCCGGCGTGATGGAGGTCTCACCGGCCAACACGGCCACCGACCTCTCGGGCTACGGCGAGTACTTCGCCCGCACCGCCCCGCCGGACACCGTCCAGGGCGCCGCGCTCGGCTCGCTCATCATCGATGACGGCCACACGTCGGTCGGCTTCCTGGTCCAGAACGAGGCCTACGGCAACGGCCTGCGCGACAACACCCAGAAGTCGGTCGAGGCGGGCGGCGTCACCGCCGTCTACGGTGCCACCGGCGCCGGCCAGGAGTTCCCGCCCGGCGAGACCAACTTCGGCTCGCAGGTGACGAACCTGCTCGCGCAGAAGCCGGACGCCATCGCCGTCATCGCCTTCGAGGAGACGGTCGCGATCGTCACCGAGCTGGCAGCGCAGGGCTGGGACTTCGACGGCACCACGTACTTCGTGGACGGCAACCTGTCCAACTACGGCGACAAGTTCGACCCGGGCACCCTCAAGGGCGTCCAGGGCACGCTGCCGGGTGCGCAGGCCGAGGACGACTTCCGTGACCGCCTCAACACCTGGTCGGAGGAGAACGAGAACACCACGCTCGAGGACTTCTCGTACGCGGCCGAGTCCTACGACGCCACGATCCTGGTGGCTCTCGCCGCGGTGCGTGGCGGGGCCACGGACGGCAAGACGATCTCGGAGAACATCCGGGCCGTCTCCGGCTCCGAGGGCGGCACCGAGGTCCGGTCCTTCGCCGACGGCGTCAAGGCGCTCGAGGCAGGCGACGAGATCGTCTACAAGGGCTTCTCGGGCACCGGCCCGCTCGACGAGAACAACGACCCGTCGTCGGCGTTCATCGGCATCTACCTCTACGGCGCCGACAACACGTACACGTACGTGAAGTCGGTCGAGGGCAAGAGCTAGACCCCCAACCCACGAAGGCCCGGGACCTCCTCAACGGCGAGGAGGCCCCGGGCCTTCGTGCATCCCGACCGCCGGTGGTTGAGCCTGTCGAAACCACCCCACCCACTCCGGTGGTTGAGCCTGTCGAAACCACGTCCCCCACGGTGGTTGAGCCTGTCGAAACCACCCCACCCACTCCGGTGGTTGAGCCTGTCGAAACCACTTCCAGCGTGGGGTGGTTTCGACAGGCTCAACCACCGGGCTGGGCCGGCTCAACCACCGGGCTGGGCCGGCTCAACCACCGGGGCTGGGCGGCCGGCTCAGCCGCCGGGGTCGTCAGGCTTCTGCCAGGGTGCCCAGGTAGAGGGAGACCACCTTCGGGTCGGCCTGGAGCTCGCGGCCCGTGCCCGTGTAGGCGTCCTTGCCCTGGTCGAGCACGTACGCGCGGTCGGCGATCTGCAGGCAGCGGCGGGCGTTCTGCTCGACCATGATCACCGAGACGCCCGACCGGTTGATCATGCGGGTGCGCAGGAACGTCTCGTCCTGCCGCACCGGCGAGAGGCCGGCCGACGGTTCGTCCAGCAGCAGCACCGACGGGTTCATCATCAGCGCCCGCGCCATCGCCACCATCTGCCGCTCGCCGCCCGACATCGCCCCGGCGCGCTGCGCCCGCCGGTCGTACAGCGTGGGGAACAGCTCGGAGATGAAGGCCCAGCGCTCGGCGAAGAGCTGCGGGCTGAGGAAGACGCCCATGCGCATGTTCTCCTCGACCGAGAGGGAGGGGAACACGTTGTTGGTCTGCGGCACGAACCCGACGCCGCGGGCGACGAGCCGGTTGGCCCGCATGCCGGTGATGTCGTCGCCGCCGAGGGTCACGCGGCCGGAGCGCACCGGGACCAGCCCGAACAGCGCCTTGAGCAGCGTGGACTTGCCGGCGCCGTTGGGGCCGATGATGCCCACCAGCTCGCCCTTGCCGACCTCGATCGAGCACCCGTTGAGGATGTTCACGCCGGGCAGGTAGCCGGCCACGATGCTCTCGGCGCGCAGCAGGGGGGTCACCCCGGTGGTTGAGCCTGTCGAGACCGCGACTCCGGTGGTTGAGCCTGTCGAGACCACCTTCTGCTCGGGCCTGGGGGTGGTTTCGACAGGCTCAACCACCGGCGCCGGGTCGACCACAGGGGTGGGTTCCGAGGTCATCGCTTCTCCTCCTCGAGCTCGAGCCGGGCCAGCATCGCCGTGTCCAGCAGGGAGTCGTCGCCCAGGTCGGTGTCGTGGTGCGCACCCAGGTAGGCGTCGACGACGGCCTGGTCCTGCATGACCGTCGTCGGCGGCCCTTCGGCCACCACGCGGCCCTCCGCCATCACCACGACCCAGTCGGAGATGTGCCGCACGGCATGCATGTCGTGCTCGACGAACAGCACGGTCATGCCCTCGTCGCGCAGCGCCTGGACGTGCCCGAGCAGGGACTGCACCAGGGCGGGGTTCACGCCGGCCATGGGTTCGTCGAGCATGATCATGGTCGGGTCGGTCATCAGGGCCCGCGCCATCTCGAGCAGCTTGCGCTGCCCACCGGACAGCGACCCGGCGAAGTCGTCCTTCTTCTCCACGAGCTTGAACCGCTCGAGGATCTCCAGCGCCTTCACCTCGGCGGCCCGCTCGTGGGCCCGCCACGTGAACGGCAGCCAGGACAGCCAGAAGCGCTCGCCGGGGTGGTTCGGCGTCGCGAGCAGCATGTTCTGCAGCACGGTCAGGCGCGAGAGCGCCTTGGTGAGCTGGAAGGTGCGCACCATCCCGGACCGCGCCACGGCCGCGCCCGACTTGCCCGCGATGGACTTGCCGTCGAACGACCACGTGCCGTGGTTCGCCTGGTCGAACCCGGTGATCAGGTTGAACAGCGTCGTCTTGCCGGCCCCGTTGGGCCCGATCAGCGCCGTGATGGCGCCGCGCTGCACCTCGAGGTGGTCGACGTCGACGGCGGTCATGCCGCCGAAGCGTCGCTGGACGCCGTCGACGACGAGGATCGGGTCGGGCTTGGCGACCCCGACGGTGCCGTCCACGGGGGCGAGCGCCGTCGCGGCGGTCGTTGAGGCGTCAGTGGCCATGGAACGCCAGCTCCTTCTTGTTCCCGAGGATGCCCTGTGGACGGAAGATCACCAGCAGCATGAGCGTGACGCCCACCAGGATGCCGCCGATCTGCTCCACCTTGGTGGAGCCGAGCACGTCGCCGAGACCCGTGCGCATGCCGGTGCGCAACGCCATGTAGACGAAGAAGAACAGCATCGAGCCGAGCACCGGCCCGAACAGGGTGGCGGCACCGCCGAGCAGCAGCACCGTCCAGGTGAAGAACGTCATCGTGCGGCCCATCGCGTCGGGCGTGATCGCGGACGGCAGCACGTACAGCACGCCGCCGAGCGCACCGAGCGCCCCGCCGAGCACCAGCGCCTGCATCTTCATCGCGTAGACGTTCTTGCCGAGCGCACGCACGGCGTCCTCGTCCTCGCGGATGCCCTTGAGCACGCGGCCCCAAGGGCTGCGGGTCACCAGCCACACGAACAGCACCGCGAGCAGCACCAGCCCCCAGGCGAACAGCCGTGTCCACCAGGAGTCGGAGCCGTTGTTGATGTACTCGAGCGGCCCGATGGCGGTGCGTCCCTCGGGCAGGAAGGACAGCGCTTGGAACGACTCCTTGTAGGTCTTGCCGAGCAGGCCGGAGGCGCCGCCCGTCCACTCCTGGAACACGGTGGAGCGGCCCAGCCAGCGCACGATCTCTGCGGCGGAGATGGTCACGATGGCCAGGTAGTCGCCGCGCAGCTTGAGCGTGGGGATGCCCAGGATCAGCGCGAACACGATCCCGGCGCCGATCGCGACGAGCAGCGCGAGGAGGAACGGGGCGCCCGCGATGGTGGCGATGCCGAACCCGTAGGCGCCCAGCAGCATGAAGCCGGCCTGGCCCATGTTGAGCAGGCCCGTGTACCCGAAGTGCAGGTTGAGGCCGATCGCGGCGAGCGCGAACGCCGCCGTCGTCGGCGCGATCAGCTCTGCCAGCGACTGCGTGAGGATGCGGGTGAAGTCGTCCATGGTGGGGTCCCTTTCAGCCGATCCGCTCGCGGCGGCCGAGGATGCCCTGCGGCCTCACCAGCAGCACGAGGATGAGGATCACGAGCGCCGAGGCGTACCGCAGGTCGCTCGGGAGCACGAGGTTGGACAGCTCGACGACGAGGCCGATGAGGATCGACCCGACGAGGGCGCCGAACGCCGTGCCGAGCCCGCCCAGGGTGACGGCGGCGAACATGAGCAGCAGCAGCTGCATGCCTAGCGACCAGTTGAACGCGCCGAACGAGACCGCCACGAGGATGCCGGACAGGGCCGCCAGCGTCGTGGACATGATCCACACGACCCGGATGATGCGGTTCGGGTCGATGCCGGTCGCGGCGGCGAGGGCGGGGTTGTCGGAGACGGCGCGGGTGGCCTGGCCGATGCGCGTGCGGGTCAGCCACAACGCGATCACCACGATGCACACGGTCGCGACCGCCATCGACACCCACGACGCCTGGCTCAGCGTGATCCCGGCGATCCGCAGCGGCGTGGGGTTGCCCGACAGCACGCGCAGCGACCGCCCGCCGATCACCATCTGGATCGTGAACTGGAGCGCGATCGACAGGCCGATGGTCACGAT
The Xylanimonas cellulosilytica DSM 15894 DNA segment above includes these coding regions:
- a CDS encoding amino acid ABC transporter ATP-binding protein, with amino-acid sequence MVELTGIHKEFGHGHSAVHVLRGVDLTVPRGSVTVILGPSGSGKSTLLRCINELEDITAGSVVVDGERMGYRVDAKGVVHRLHPKVVARQRRRIGMVFQRFHLFPHLTATANVMEAPMRVRGLSKADARTQALDLLRRVGLADRADHYPAQLSGGQQQRVAIARALAMDPELMLFDEPTSALDPELVGEVLAVMKDLAASGMTMIVVTHEIGFAREVADEVVFMDQGVVVEQGPPSEVLDAPREQRTRDFLAHVL
- a CDS encoding excalibur calcium-binding domain-containing protein, translated to MAVRFNPPPGWQVPAGFRPEPGWSPDPAWPTAPADWQYWVDDAVAPPAPPTPHAAAPAAPAPTTLIPPVAAPAPPVAPAPAASPTPPASLAPATPTSTSASASASASARTRSVARQGAAIPLPAGPLGHLRAPSPSPSGPDTAAGTSASNGAARKGGTSPWLIPGVAIACFAFGVIIGVVASLVQASDAGQATIDAQRAQAQVIEDREDLKAQRSDLEADKTALVEREQDLAARETAVNQKEAEQVARQNELDELAQQAQQNQQSQQNQQRQQGERNSGSGFQTCDQLRANGYQTPIAKGDPGYHRFLDLDGNGVACE
- a CDS encoding cold-shock protein; the protein is MATGTVKWFNAEKGYGFIAPEDGSQDVFAHYSAIQTNGYRTLEEGQRVEFDTAQGPKGLQAENIRAL
- a CDS encoding ABC transporter substrate-binding protein, with the protein product MIRRHAAVQGIALAAALGLGLAGCAGSSEGADGDGSAEALKIGTILPLTGTLAFLGPPEVAGVGLAVDDINEAGGVLGNDVIVESGDSGDTTDLSVARSTATDLIGKGVSAVIGAASSGVSLAVVDQFEEAGVMEVSPANTATDLSGYGEYFARTAPPDTVQGAALGSLIIDDGHTSVGFLVQNEAYGNGLRDNTQKSVEAGGVTAVYGATGAGQEFPPGETNFGSQVTNLLAQKPDAIAVIAFEETVAIVTELAAQGWDFDGTTYFVDGNLSNYGDKFDPGTLKGVQGTLPGAQAEDDFRDRLNTWSEENENTTLEDFSYAAESYDATILVALAAVRGGATDGKTISENIRAVSGSEGGTEVRSFADGVKALEAGDEIVYKGFSGTGPLDENNDPSSAFIGIYLYGADNTYTYVKSVEGKS
- a CDS encoding ABC transporter ATP-binding protein, with translation MTSEPTPVVDPAPVVEPVETTPRPEQKVVSTGSTTGVAVSTGSTTGVTPLLRAESIVAGYLPGVNILNGCSIEVGKGELVGIIGPNGAGKSTLLKALFGLVPVRSGRVTLGGDDITGMRANRLVARGVGFVPQTNNVFPSLSVEENMRMGVFLSPQLFAERWAFISELFPTLYDRRAQRAGAMSGGERQMVAMARALMMNPSVLLLDEPSAGLSPVRQDETFLRTRMINRSGVSVIMVEQNARRCLQIADRAYVLDQGKDAYTGTGRELQADPKVVSLYLGTLAEA
- a CDS encoding ABC transporter ATP-binding protein, which produces MATDASTTAATALAPVDGTVGVAKPDPILVVDGVQRRFGGMTAVDVDHLEVQRGAITALIGPNGAGKTTLFNLITGFDQANHGTWSFDGKSIAGKSGAAVARSGMVRTFQLTKALSRLTVLQNMLLATPNHPGERFWLSWLPFTWRAHERAAEVKALEILERFKLVEKKDDFAGSLSGGQRKLLEMARALMTDPTMIMLDEPMAGVNPALVQSLLGHVQALRDEGMTVLFVEHDMHAVRHISDWVVVMAEGRVVAEGPPTTVMQDQAVVDAYLGAHHDTDLGDDSLLDTAMLARLELEEEKR
- a CDS encoding branched-chain amino acid ABC transporter permease, with product MDDFTRILTQSLAELIAPTTAAFALAAIGLNLHFGYTGLLNMGQAGFMLLGAYGFGIATIAGAPFLLALLVAIGAGIVFALILGIPTLKLRGDYLAIVTISAAEIVRWLGRSTVFQEWTGGASGLLGKTYKESFQALSFLPEGRTAIGPLEYINNGSDSWWTRLFAWGLVLLAVLFVWLVTRSPWGRVLKGIREDEDAVRALGKNVYAMKMQALVLGGALGALGGVLYVLPSAITPDAMGRTMTFFTWTVLLLGGAATLFGPVLGSMLFFFVYMALRTGMRTGLGDVLGSTKVEQIGGILVGVTLMLLVIFRPQGILGNKKELAFHGH